A window of the Clostridia bacterium genome harbors these coding sequences:
- a CDS encoding CTP synthase has product MAKHIFVTGGVTSSLGKGITAASLGRLLKSRGLKVAIQKFDPYINIDPGTMSPYQHGEVFVTEDGAETDLDLGHYERFVDENLTESSNVTAGKIYWSVITKERRGDYLGRTVQVIPHITNEIKDRINQVAIESSPDVVITEIGGTVGDIESLPFLEAIRQLKSDLGRDNVMYIHVTLVPYLEAAGEAKTKPTQHSVKELRSIGIQPDLIVCRTSRPLSQEMRDKIALFCDIDREAVIEAQDASSIYAVPLLFAEQGMDEIVVRRLNLRCPPADLKDWRDMVYRIEHPARQVKIAVVGKYVELKDAYLSIAEALRHAGAYYNAKINIKWVHSSQLEAIDAARVLADCQGVLIPGGFGDRGIEGKIDAIRYAREHKVPFLGICLGMQLAVVEFARHVAGLEEAHSSEFNAATPYPVIDLLPEQRGVHDKGGTMRLGAYPCRLTPSSLAWQIYGQEMVWERHRHRYEFNNQFRDLLVQKGLGIGGTSPDGQLVEVIELANHPYFIGTQFHPEFKSRPNRPHPLFRHFVAMALGEEESQPLGLSLASSPVS; this is encoded by the coding sequence ATGGCAAAACATATATTTGTGACCGGGGGAGTTACTTCATCACTTGGCAAGGGTATAACTGCCGCCTCCCTTGGCCGATTGCTAAAAAGCCGGGGCCTCAAAGTAGCAATTCAAAAATTCGACCCTTACATCAACATTGACCCTGGCACTATGAGTCCTTATCAGCATGGGGAGGTATTCGTCACCGAGGATGGTGCCGAAACTGACCTGGACTTAGGACACTATGAAAGATTTGTGGACGAGAACCTTACCGAAAGCAGCAATGTCACCGCCGGCAAGATTTATTGGTCGGTGATTACCAAGGAAAGACGGGGGGATTATCTAGGCCGAACGGTTCAGGTAATCCCCCATATTACTAATGAAATCAAAGATCGGATCAACCAGGTGGCTATCGAGAGTTCGCCCGATGTGGTCATAACTGAAATCGGAGGTACCGTGGGCGATATCGAGTCACTTCCTTTTCTAGAGGCCATCCGCCAGTTGAAGAGTGACTTGGGCCGCGATAATGTAATGTACATCCATGTTACGTTGGTTCCTTACCTAGAGGCGGCGGGAGAGGCTAAAACCAAACCTACTCAGCACTCAGTTAAAGAACTGCGCAGCATTGGTATTCAGCCGGACCTAATTGTTTGCCGGACTAGCCGTCCCTTATCTCAAGAGATGCGGGATAAGATCGCCCTTTTCTGCGATATTGACCGCGAGGCGGTAATAGAGGCTCAAGATGCCTCCTCCATCTATGCCGTACCCCTACTGTTTGCCGAGCAAGGTATGGACGAGATCGTAGTTCGTCGGCTAAACCTCCGTTGCCCCCCGGCCGATCTTAAAGACTGGCGAGACATGGTATATCGAATCGAGCATCCGGCCCGCCAAGTGAAAATAGCAGTGGTTGGCAAGTACGTAGAGCTGAAGGATGCTTACCTTAGCATTGCCGAGGCCCTTCGTCACGCTGGCGCTTACTATAATGCCAAAATCAACATTAAATGGGTGCACTCGAGCCAGCTTGAAGCGATAGATGCGGCGCGCGTCTTGGCAGATTGCCAGGGGGTTTTGATCCCGGGCGGGTTCGGGGATCGCGGTATTGAAGGCAAGATTGACGCTATCCGCTATGCCCGAGAGCATAAGGTACCGTTCCTTGGCATTTGCTTGGGTATGCAACTGGCGGTAGTCGAGTTTGCCCGCCATGTCGCCGGACTGGAGGAAGCTCATAGTTCTGAGTTTAACGCTGCTACTCCCTACCCGGTAATTGATCTCTTGCCCGAACAAAGAGGTGTCCACGATAAGGGCGGTACCATGAGACTGGGAGCGTATCCATGCCGCTTGACTCCCAGCAGCCTGGCGTGGCAAATATACGGGCAGGAAATGGTGTGGGAACGACACCGCCATCGATACGAGTTTAACAATCAGTTCCGAGACCTCTTAGTGCAAAAAGGACTAGGCATTGGTGGTACCTCCCCCGATGGACAATTGGTGGAGGTCATTGAGCTAGCCAATCACCCTTACTTTATTGGAACCCAATTTCACCCTGAGTTTAAGTCGCGACCCAACCGGCCGCATCCATTGTTCCGGCACTTTGTGGCTATGGCTTTAGGTGAGGAGGAGAGCCAGCCACTTGGCCTTTCGTTAGCGAGCTCACCAGTGTCTTGA
- the sppA gene encoding signal peptide peptidase SppA: MPRGTSTGGSLKGWGEGIAVISINGVISGDDYAAGGASAPSIMEQLSRAKDDPAVKAVLLRINSPGGSASASQEIGDEVRRLREAGKKVVVSMGDTAASGGYWIACNADYIVANPATLTGSIGVIMQFQNLEELYRKIGIKTENITSGPHKDMGSAARPLTPAERDILKAMVNDIYQQFVQVVAQGRKMSEDKVRSLADGRVFTGRQAKELGLVDALGNFYDALNYASKLAGISGEPRLIYYRRPSPLSWLYSFLGSTASRLEQVVPSEGWGIRLELPLVPKQP, encoded by the coding sequence ATGCCCAGGGGCACAAGCACAGGTGGGTCGCTAAAAGGGTGGGGTGAGGGGATTGCAGTCATAAGCATTAACGGTGTCATTAGCGGTGATGATTATGCTGCGGGTGGGGCTTCTGCTCCTAGCATTATGGAACAGCTTTCCCGGGCCAAAGACGATCCTGCGGTCAAAGCTGTGCTTTTACGCATCAACAGTCCTGGGGGAAGCGCTTCTGCTTCCCAAGAAATCGGCGATGAGGTAAGGCGGCTGCGGGAGGCCGGAAAGAAGGTAGTAGTATCCATGGGTGATACCGCCGCCTCCGGCGGCTATTGGATCGCCTGCAATGCTGATTACATAGTTGCTAACCCGGCTACTCTCACTGGCAGTATTGGGGTAATCATGCAGTTTCAGAATCTAGAAGAGCTCTATCGCAAGATCGGTATTAAAACCGAAAACATTACTAGCGGCCCTCACAAGGATATGGGTTCGGCAGCTCGGCCCCTCACGCCTGCCGAGCGCGACATCTTAAAAGCAATGGTAAATGATATTTACCAGCAGTTTGTCCAGGTAGTGGCTCAGGGCAGAAAGATGAGCGAGGATAAGGTTCGATCTTTAGCCGATGGGCGGGTCTTCACTGGCAGGCAGGCCAAAGAGTTGGGCCTAGTGGATGCCCTGGGTAATTTCTACGACGCCCTCAACTACGCCTCCAAGCTGGCTGGTATTAGTGGTGAGCCCCGACTGATCTATTACCGGCGGCCTTCGCCTTTGAGCTGGCTATACTCGTTTCTAGGGAGTACTGCGTCAAGGCTCGAGCAGGTTGTTCCCTCCGAAGGCTGGGGCATCCGCTTAGAATTGCCTTTAGTGCCAAAGCAACCGTGA
- a CDS encoding GHKL domain-containing protein produces the protein MNSTSRSLAVIAVLLFEMLLLALINLGYHQAYSQAFHYGVLGQSVLLSSGLILGLTVAAVLSVRFVVGEVEREAKAQTELTHFKNLEELMNVMRSQRHNFNHLCQTLYGLMEVGAWEEARQMLEQELEEVAVTSQLVRTGHPAVSALLQKKMGIAQTQGISTEVEVRADLAQLPLRATEVAGVLGNLLDNAIEASLTMPLGERAVRVELGQKGVSYVLRVANRYHRLDAEVMARMFDSDFSTKGAGRGIGLYNVRSIVTKYGGQVYPAYRDGWVVMTAELPKKAEASGGDK, from the coding sequence GTGAACTCCACCAGCCGGTCCCTGGCGGTAATCGCCGTCCTGCTCTTTGAAATGCTGCTTTTGGCATTAATCAACTTGGGCTATCACCAAGCTTATAGCCAGGCCTTTCATTATGGAGTACTGGGACAATCGGTACTTTTAAGCAGCGGGCTAATTCTTGGCTTGACGGTGGCAGCGGTGCTGTCAGTGCGGTTTGTGGTGGGCGAAGTGGAAAGGGAGGCCAAGGCGCAAACCGAGCTAACCCACTTTAAGAATCTGGAGGAGCTCATGAACGTAATGCGGAGCCAGCGCCACAACTTCAATCATCTTTGCCAAACTTTGTATGGGCTCATGGAGGTGGGGGCTTGGGAAGAAGCTCGCCAGATGCTGGAGCAGGAGCTGGAAGAGGTAGCGGTGACCAGCCAGCTGGTGCGCACCGGACACCCGGCGGTGAGCGCCCTGTTGCAGAAAAAAATGGGGATCGCCCAGACCCAGGGAATTAGCACTGAGGTGGAGGTGAGAGCGGACTTGGCGCAGCTGCCGCTTCGGGCTACCGAGGTGGCGGGAGTGCTGGGGAACCTCCTGGATAACGCCATAGAAGCTTCTCTAACCATGCCTCTGGGGGAAAGGGCGGTTCGAGTAGAACTGGGACAGAAGGGCGTCAGTTATGTTCTGCGGGTAGCTAACCGTTACCACCGCTTGGATGCCGAGGTGATGGCGCGGATGTTTGACAGCGATTTCAGCACCAAGGGGGCAGGACGAGGTATCGGGCTTTACAATGTGCGCTCGATTGTCACTAAATACGGGGGGCAGGTATATCCCGCTTATAGGGATGGGTGGGTGGTTATGACTGCAGAGCTGCCTAAGAAGGCAGAGGCGAGCGGAGGCGACAAATGA
- a CDS encoding PAS domain-containing protein produces the protein MLHLAKSLARFLYHALELGICLIGADRGFIMLIRDGGQGDSQESRLVVCCSHGLDNEAYQGLQFILGEGVAGYVAQSQQGKLVESVDQEPLFIRTRQPFRDGRRVQSLIVVPLRHRGQVVGVLNLDWCRRRSSACFKAKPGQQEYAAANDLVRLIERGWDQWERPVLNLLAQEQGCSLLVFKSTPARVQPQGFRGLAERLFELCHFLVPSADATFLFRRQVGGGGGQVEIIAGIDGPSGTSVCSYLLPWAARLLEEHRVAAMIGDLQEGCLAGPQSPPSFFRCLLVVPIWIGDDLAGGLAAASRKPYAFNDLDFVVLGELASRIALFREWFCEAGEPSWRWADSYGLEGVIILDRQGQILSINARAEKILGIPSREVLGRSVGEMVCLEERGKVEEQLQRLWETEEPIQGLDLQLYWHRRQVALKANISVLRNRQGDVVGATAIIHPASQGLALEQYMKQAERLAAAGELAAGAAHEIRNPLTAIRGFVQLLQNTLEPGDRRREMTSIIIDEVDRLDSIVKQLLMLSRPQVSQFGWVQLNELIDEVHALVYGETMLKEIDLKCGYDLLLPPIWADAYQLKQVFLNLIINAIQAMPGGGKLTITTHFLADQKSVAVKVADTGCGIPAEALERIFDPFYTLKPNGTGLGLAVAQRIVEEHGGEIKVESKVGGGSIFTVWLPIKLEVKSV, from the coding sequence ATGTTACATTTAGCCAAAAGTTTGGCCAGATTTCTGTATCACGCCTTGGAACTGGGTATTTGTCTTATAGGCGCTGACCGAGGATTTATCATGTTAATTAGAGATGGTGGACAGGGGGACAGCCAGGAATCAAGGTTAGTGGTCTGCTGTTCGCATGGGTTGGACAACGAAGCCTACCAAGGGCTTCAGTTTATATTGGGCGAAGGGGTTGCTGGTTATGTGGCCCAAAGCCAGCAGGGGAAATTAGTCGAATCCGTGGATCAGGAACCTCTCTTTATTCGTACTCGCCAGCCCTTTAGGGATGGAAGGCGGGTTCAGAGCCTGATTGTGGTTCCGTTACGGCACCGGGGGCAAGTGGTGGGGGTACTAAATTTAGACTGGTGCCGGAGGCGGAGTAGTGCTTGCTTCAAGGCTAAGCCGGGGCAGCAGGAGTATGCTGCCGCTAATGACCTGGTTAGGTTAATCGAGCGCGGCTGGGATCAATGGGAAAGGCCGGTACTAAACCTTCTTGCCCAAGAACAGGGCTGCTCGCTCTTAGTTTTCAAATCTACTCCAGCCAGAGTCCAGCCGCAAGGATTTAGGGGTTTGGCTGAGCGGCTGTTTGAGCTTTGTCACTTCCTGGTTCCGTCGGCCGATGCTACCTTTCTATTTCGCCGCCAGGTGGGTGGAGGTGGTGGCCAGGTGGAGATAATTGCCGGTATTGATGGTCCCTCGGGTACATCGGTGTGCTCTTATCTCCTGCCTTGGGCGGCGCGGCTATTGGAGGAGCATCGGGTGGCGGCCATGATTGGGGATTTACAGGAAGGTTGCTTGGCGGGGCCACAATCTCCTCCCAGTTTCTTTCGGTGTCTTTTAGTGGTGCCAATCTGGATCGGGGATGATCTGGCGGGAGGATTAGCCGCGGCAAGCCGCAAGCCTTATGCGTTTAACGATCTTGATTTTGTAGTCCTGGGGGAGCTAGCTTCTCGGATCGCCTTATTTAGGGAATGGTTCTGTGAGGCTGGTGAGCCTTCCTGGCGTTGGGCAGATAGCTACGGCCTGGAGGGAGTGATAATTCTGGACCGCCAGGGCCAGATCCTATCGATTAATGCTCGGGCTGAAAAGATTTTGGGAATACCTAGCCGGGAGGTATTGGGTCGTTCAGTTGGAGAAATGGTATGTCTGGAAGAGCGGGGAAAGGTAGAGGAGCAGCTACAGCGCCTATGGGAAACTGAGGAACCAATCCAGGGGCTGGATTTGCAGCTCTACTGGCATCGCCGCCAAGTTGCGCTCAAGGCCAATATCTCAGTGTTGCGCAACCGCCAAGGCGATGTAGTCGGCGCTACTGCCATCATCCACCCGGCTTCCCAAGGCTTGGCGTTGGAGCAATATATGAAGCAAGCCGAGCGACTGGCGGCGGCCGGAGAACTGGCCGCCGGTGCGGCCCACGAAATCCGCAACCCGCTCACTGCCATCCGCGGTTTTGTCCAGTTGCTTCAGAATACTCTGGAACCTGGTGACCGACGCCGGGAAATGACCTCCATCATCATTGATGAAGTGGATCGTCTAGACTCGATAGTGAAACAACTCTTGATGCTGTCTCGCCCACAGGTATCCCAGTTTGGTTGGGTTCAACTTAACGAGCTTATTGATGAGGTTCATGCGCTGGTCTATGGGGAGACGATGCTCAAAGAAATCGATTTAAAGTGCGGTTACGACCTGCTCTTACCACCGATCTGGGCTGACGCCTATCAACTCAAGCAAGTGTTTTTGAACCTCATAATTAATGCCATCCAGGCTATGCCCGGGGGCGGAAAGCTGACTATTACCACCCACTTCTTGGCCGACCAAAAATCGGTAGCTGTCAAGGTGGCTGACACCGGGTGCGGCATTCCTGCCGAGGCCCTGGAGCGAATCTTTGATCCCTTTTATACTCTTAAGCCCAATGGCACTGGCTTGGGGCTGGCAGTAGCCCAGCGCATAGTCGAGGAGCATGGTGGAGAAATAAAAGTGGAGAGCAAGGTGGGTGGGGGATCGATTTTTACAGTTTGGCTGCCGATAAAATTAGAGGTAAAATCTGTATAA
- a CDS encoding cyclic lactone autoinducer peptide, translated as MLMGAGSLGAKSASIITWYQPRLPKALKK; from the coding sequence ATGCTGATGGGGGCCGGGTCCCTAGGGGCAAAGTCAGCTAGTATCATCACCTGGTATCAGCCACGGCTGCCCAAGGCGCTTAAAAAGTAG
- a CDS encoding MBL fold metallo-hydrolase has protein sequence MRLQWYGHACFLVQSEAGIKVVTDPPEAHVGYALPKEAADVVTCSHQHFDHCAAKLVNGNPKVITEPGTYEIKGFRIRGIGTEHDKVHGAERGPNVVFVLEADGVRVCHLGDLGHLLTAEQRAAIGPVDVVLVPAGGVFTVEPDEAVEVAKSLSPAVIVPMHFKTEALSFELGPVEAFTKHFPAVEQRDVLELSRAALDTISSRPQVVVLNWRQR, from the coding sequence ATGCGTTTGCAGTGGTATGGCCATGCTTGCTTCTTGGTGCAGTCGGAAGCGGGGATCAAGGTAGTGACTGATCCGCCAGAGGCTCATGTGGGGTACGCGTTGCCTAAAGAAGCGGCTGATGTGGTTACCTGTAGCCACCAACATTTTGATCACTGCGCAGCCAAACTGGTAAACGGGAACCCCAAGGTTATCACTGAGCCTGGAACGTATGAAATCAAGGGCTTCCGAATCCGAGGCATTGGCACCGAGCACGATAAGGTACACGGGGCTGAACGCGGTCCTAATGTAGTCTTTGTGCTGGAAGCCGATGGGGTGCGGGTATGCCATTTGGGCGACCTGGGACACCTCCTCACCGCAGAACAAAGGGCAGCCATTGGGCCCGTGGACGTCGTCTTGGTACCGGCCGGTGGTGTCTTTACTGTTGAACCTGACGAGGCAGTGGAAGTGGCCAAATCGCTTTCTCCGGCCGTTATCGTACCGATGCATTTTAAGACTGAGGCGCTAAGCTTTGAGCTGGGACCGGTAGAAGCGTTTACCAAGCATTTCCCTGCTGTCGAACAGCGCGATGTTTTGGAGCTCTCCCGGGCTGCCCTGGATACGATAAGTAGCCGACCCCAGGTAGTGGTGTTGAACTGGCGCCAGCGCTAG
- a CDS encoding accessory gene regulator B family protein, giving the protein MRLDFTGWCYRMAFSLADKLGMNQDQADIMRFGLETLAGMACKAIILLTLAWALGILGAVLAVLITAGALRLVAGGVHCTSYERCLTFGLVTFLGLGEIAQLVSRYLGGVGQTGGGLWILYLGTFLLALAVCVAYAPQDSPARPLAIEEKHGFRWLAVGMVVLWGLGVAWRSGKPVEIWVASSLGLMMEAFSLTPWGTRVVKLIDSWLARILPGGGEADEEVGPGPASPCGLYADGGRVPRGKVS; this is encoded by the coding sequence ATGAGGCTGGATTTTACAGGCTGGTGCTACCGGATGGCCTTTAGCCTAGCTGACAAACTTGGCATGAACCAGGACCAGGCCGATATCATGCGCTTTGGCCTGGAGACCTTGGCCGGCATGGCCTGTAAGGCTATTATCCTTTTGACTTTGGCTTGGGCCCTGGGGATACTAGGGGCGGTGCTAGCGGTATTGATTACTGCCGGCGCCCTGCGCCTGGTAGCCGGGGGTGTGCACTGTACCTCCTATGAACGCTGCCTGACATTTGGTTTGGTCACCTTCCTGGGGCTGGGGGAAATAGCTCAACTGGTCAGCCGATACTTAGGAGGTGTGGGCCAAACGGGCGGAGGGCTATGGATCCTATACCTGGGAACTTTTCTTCTGGCCTTGGCCGTTTGTGTAGCCTATGCCCCGCAGGACAGCCCGGCCAGGCCCTTGGCGATAGAAGAGAAGCACGGCTTCCGCTGGTTAGCGGTAGGTATGGTTGTCCTCTGGGGCCTGGGGGTGGCCTGGAGGAGCGGAAAACCGGTAGAGATCTGGGTGGCTAGCTCCCTGGGCCTAATGATGGAAGCCTTCAGCTTAACTCCGTGGGGTACCAGAGTAGTGAAGCTTATCGACAGTTGGCTAGCGAGGATCCTGCCGGGAGGAGGTGAAGCCGATGAGGAAGTTGGGCCAGGTCCTGCTTCGCCCTGTGGCCTCTATGCTGATGGGGGCCGGGTCCCTAGGGGCAAAGTCAGCTAG
- the aroF gene encoding 3-deoxy-7-phosphoheptulonate synthase translates to MIVVMRPGASSEDIARVEARLVELGFKTHPIYGQEKTVIGAIGDKKVVSSEAIIHLPGVEKIVPILKPYKLVGRELHPEKTVITVGRARIGSSSVAVIAGPCAVESAEQIYQAARAVKAAGADLLRGGAFKPRTSPYSFQGLEEEGLKLLREAANEVALPVVTEALDTRDVELVAQYADVIQVGARNMQNFGLLREVGRVGKPVLLKRGLAATVEEWLMAAEYILDAGNEEVILCERGIRTYENGTRNTLDLSAVALAQELSHLPVVVDPSHGTGKVTLVPAMARAAIAAGADGIMLEVHPDPIRALSDGPQSLNLDQFAQLMQTLPPVARAVGRHLSYG, encoded by the coding sequence ATGATAGTAGTAATGCGTCCAGGGGCTAGCAGCGAAGATATAGCCCGAGTCGAGGCCAGGCTGGTGGAATTGGGTTTTAAAACCCATCCAATTTACGGTCAGGAAAAGACCGTAATTGGTGCCATCGGTGACAAAAAAGTGGTTAGCTCAGAGGCCATCATCCATTTGCCCGGGGTCGAGAAGATTGTCCCTATCCTCAAGCCTTACAAATTAGTAGGTCGAGAACTGCATCCGGAAAAGACCGTAATTACCGTCGGCCGAGCCCGAATAGGATCCAGTTCGGTGGCGGTCATTGCTGGGCCTTGCGCAGTGGAGAGCGCTGAGCAGATTTACCAGGCAGCGAGAGCCGTCAAAGCGGCTGGAGCTGACCTGCTTCGAGGAGGGGCCTTCAAGCCTCGAACCTCCCCTTATTCTTTTCAGGGCCTAGAGGAGGAAGGCCTGAAGCTGTTGAGAGAAGCTGCGAACGAGGTAGCTCTGCCTGTGGTCACTGAGGCACTGGACACGAGGGATGTTGAGCTAGTCGCTCAGTATGCCGACGTCATTCAGGTGGGAGCTAGAAACATGCAAAACTTTGGCCTCTTAAGGGAAGTAGGGCGGGTGGGCAAGCCGGTACTGCTCAAGCGAGGTTTGGCGGCTACGGTGGAGGAATGGCTAATGGCGGCCGAATACATCCTCGATGCTGGCAATGAGGAAGTAATCCTTTGCGAGCGGGGTATTCGAACCTACGAAAATGGAACCCGCAATACCTTGGATCTTAGTGCTGTGGCCTTGGCTCAAGAGCTTTCCCACCTTCCGGTAGTGGTTGATCCCAGCCATGGTACCGGGAAAGTGACTTTGGTTCCGGCTATGGCCAGGGCGGCAATTGCGGCGGGGGCTGACGGTATCATGCTTGAGGTTCACCCGGATCCTATCCGGGCGCTGAGCGACGGACCCCAATCTCTCAACCTAGATCAGTTTGCCCAGTTGATGCAGACTCTACCTCCGGTGGCTAGGGCGGTAGGGCGCCATCTCAGCTACGGCTAG
- a CDS encoding arginine--tRNA ligase → MNLVQEIYQQVKQRLQQAVAECQSQGKLQISHLPGFVVEVPREKQHGDLATNLALVLAREVRRPPREIAELIVEYFDRRDTWIDDIQIAGPGFINFTLASGWLYAVLPVIEAEGEAYGRNDLGRGQRIQVEFVSANPTGLLHMGNARGAALGDTLANLLAASGYKVTREFYINDAGHQIENFALSVEARYLQLLGQDAKVPDDGYHGEDLVETMQHLVAEVGDRYLEASPSERRRALTEYALREKLAHIRRVLEEFRVKYDVWFSEQSLHDSGAVEEAVKQLTERGYTYEQDGALWFRASRFGDVKDEVLVRSNGQPTYFAADIAYHLNKFQRGFDRVINVWGADHHGHVARMHAAMEALGQDPGRLEVILMQLVRLFSGGEILRMSKRTGQYVTLEELIQEVGVDAARYFFLMRSADSHLDFDLDLAKQESSDNPVYYVQYAHARIASILRQASRDGIEIPKAADTDLEVLKHPAELALMRQLADFPEVVAGAARALEPHRLPRYAYDLASYFHGFYTECRVLGEEPSLQKARLVLIKATKIVLRNVLGLMGVQAPERM, encoded by the coding sequence GTGAATCTGGTACAGGAGATTTACCAACAGGTCAAGCAACGGCTACAGCAGGCGGTGGCAGAATGCCAAAGCCAGGGCAAACTTCAAATTAGCCACCTTCCCGGTTTTGTGGTGGAAGTGCCGCGAGAGAAACAACATGGTGATTTGGCCACCAACTTAGCTTTAGTGCTGGCCCGGGAGGTCCGGCGTCCCCCCCGGGAGATTGCCGAGCTTATAGTTGAGTATTTTGACCGCCGGGATACATGGATAGACGACATCCAAATAGCTGGGCCGGGGTTCATTAATTTTACTTTGGCTTCGGGATGGCTGTATGCGGTCCTACCGGTCATTGAAGCTGAAGGCGAAGCTTACGGCAGAAATGACCTGGGGCGGGGTCAAAGGATACAGGTAGAATTTGTGAGTGCCAATCCCACTGGGCTGCTTCACATGGGCAATGCTCGAGGAGCAGCTTTGGGGGACACCTTGGCCAACCTGTTAGCTGCTAGCGGTTATAAAGTTACCCGCGAATTTTACATTAATGATGCCGGGCACCAGATTGAGAATTTTGCCTTGTCGGTAGAGGCCCGTTATTTGCAGCTCCTAGGTCAAGATGCTAAGGTCCCCGACGATGGCTACCATGGCGAGGACTTGGTTGAAACCATGCAGCACCTAGTGGCCGAAGTAGGCGATCGTTATCTTGAGGCCTCTCCATCTGAGCGACGGCGGGCCCTTACCGAGTATGCGCTAAGGGAAAAGTTGGCTCATATTCGTCGGGTGCTGGAGGAGTTTCGAGTCAAATACGACGTTTGGTTTTCCGAGCAGTCCTTGCATGACTCAGGGGCAGTAGAAGAAGCTGTGAAACAGCTCACTGAGCGCGGATACACCTATGAGCAGGATGGGGCGTTATGGTTTCGGGCCAGTCGTTTTGGTGATGTCAAAGACGAAGTCTTGGTTCGTTCTAACGGTCAACCCACCTATTTTGCTGCTGATATTGCTTACCATCTCAACAAGTTCCAGCGGGGTTTTGACCGGGTTATCAATGTCTGGGGTGCCGACCACCATGGGCATGTAGCCCGCATGCACGCCGCCATGGAAGCTTTAGGGCAGGATCCTGGCCGCCTAGAAGTGATACTTATGCAGCTGGTACGACTCTTTTCGGGCGGAGAAATACTGCGGATGTCAAAACGGACTGGACAATACGTCACCCTGGAGGAGCTAATTCAGGAGGTAGGAGTAGATGCAGCCCGCTATTTTTTCCTCATGCGGAGCGCGGATAGTCACTTGGACTTTGACCTTGATCTAGCCAAACAGGAATCTTCGGATAACCCGGTTTACTACGTCCAATATGCCCACGCTCGCATCGCAAGCATCTTGCGCCAGGCTAGCCGCGATGGCATTGAGATACCTAAAGCTGCTGACACTGACCTAGAGGTATTGAAGCATCCGGCCGAGTTGGCTTTAATGCGCCAATTGGCTGATTTTCCTGAGGTGGTAGCCGGTGCTGCCCGGGCACTGGAACCTCACCGCCTGCCGCGGTATGCTTACGATTTGGCCAGTTACTTCCACGGCTTTTACACTGAGTGCCGGGTATTGGGGGAGGAGCCTAGCCTACAGAAAGCTCGCTTGGTCTTAATTAAGGCTACCAAGATCGTTCTTAGGAACGTTCTGGGCCTTATGGGAGTTCAGGCACCCGAACGAATGTAA
- a CDS encoding YIP1 family protein → MSEPPGLVSPSPGFLELVYGIFANPRSTLRTLTHSRRIGWSLGAFYLATIFNLLINLALNQTSVDFASLLGISSEAGLAIQAHLGYMIAVFSLAGGFLFWFTSASVLGLMAELFGGKGSVLGLWVGMGFVALPSVIGTIADLIIGLAGAPLALAAIISVAVAIWMLILTVYAVQEAYALPGGTALAIVILPLIVLVVATILMAAAMAATMAPFMRGMLEMMPPLP, encoded by the coding sequence ATGAGTGAGCCTCCTGGTCTTGTTTCCCCCTCCCCAGGCTTCTTGGAATTAGTTTATGGGATCTTTGCCAACCCTCGTTCCACTCTCCGGACTCTTACCCATTCCCGCCGCATTGGATGGTCTTTAGGGGCGTTCTACTTGGCCACCATATTTAATTTGCTGATAAACCTAGCTCTGAACCAAACTAGTGTGGATTTTGCTAGCTTGCTGGGCATTAGTTCCGAGGCTGGGTTGGCGATACAGGCGCACCTGGGCTATATGATAGCAGTCTTTAGCTTGGCGGGAGGTTTTCTTTTCTGGTTCACCAGTGCTTCCGTCTTGGGGTTGATGGCTGAACTATTTGGAGGCAAAGGCAGCGTGCTGGGGTTGTGGGTGGGTATGGGGTTTGTTGCCCTGCCATCAGTGATAGGTACCATTGCCGACCTCATAATCGGCTTGGCGGGGGCCCCTCTAGCCCTCGCCGCTATAATATCGGTGGCAGTGGCCATCTGGATGCTCATCCTTACCGTTTATGCTGTACAAGAGGCTTATGCTCTCCCCGGGGGAACTGCCTTAGCCATTGTAATCCTGCCTTTAATTGTGCTGGTGGTGGCGACAATCCTGATGGCGGCAGCCATGGCGGCAACTATGGCGCCTTTTATGCGGGGGATGTTAGAGATGATGCCTCCGCTGCCGTAA